In Lytechinus variegatus isolate NC3 chromosome 18, Lvar_3.0, whole genome shotgun sequence, a single genomic region encodes these proteins:
- the LOC121432117 gene encoding uncharacterized protein LOC121432117, whose amino-acid sequence MAVDLVYWFKGSMKRKAGLEEFCQFCDTQYLEVINYVQTRWLSLEKAVDRTLKLYTSLASYFKSNNDSQARFKRLQQLFSDPMTELHLMFYQATLPAFTNFNLLLQRQSSTVHLLHKQMHLYIRKLMSKFIKPEKIKDVRVSDIQYQSQEIQLPDSKLTIGFTTRATLNRLLEGGDISQTQVKKFFAGVRGFFCEAVSYALSRLPLDEPVLQHATFVDWHQKMEASIDDVLFFVDRYKHLLPFDSPQDQDKMQEEFTDYQMMDDHEVSSRQWKEIKDAEDAEGEFLQTDKLWVHLSSLKNEVTGRPKFLRLIKVTQLVLCLPHSNADAERVFSSIGLNKTDTRNSLHGTLSSIMTIKMAASEPCFKFEPPAEVLMASRRATSSYNKAH is encoded by the exons ATGGCAGTAGATCTAGTCTATTGGTTCAAGGGAAGCATGAAGAGGAAGGCTGGACTTGAGG AATTTTGCCAGTTTTGTGACACCCAGTACTTGGAGGTCATAAACTATGTTCAAACAAGATGGCTGAGTCTTGAAAAGGCAGTTGATCGGACCTTGAAACTCTACACTTCACTGGCAAGCTACTTTAAATCGAACA ATGATAGCCAGGCTCGCTTCAAGCGGCTACAACAACTGTTCTCTGACCCAATGACGGAGCTTCACCTGATGTTCTACCAGGCAACCTTGCCAGCGTTTACAAATTTCAACCTTCTGCTCCAACGGCAAAGCTCCACCGTACATCTTTTGCACAAACAG ATGCATCTGTACATCCGGAAGCTTATGAGCAAGTTCATTAAACCTGAGAAAATCAAGGACGTCAGGGTGTCAGACATCCAGTACCAATCACAGGAGATCCAGCTACCTG ATAGCAAGCTAACTATTGGCTTCACCACTCGCGCAACATTGAACCGGCTGCTGGAAGGTGGAGACATCAGTCAAACACAGGTAAAAAAGTTCTTTGCTGGTGTTAGGGGCTTCTTCTGTGAGGCAGTTTCGTACGCCCTCTCACGTCTCCCCCTTGATGAGCCGGTCCTGCAACATGCTACCTTCGTTGACTGGCACCAGAAGATGGAAGCATCAATTGATGATGTGCTCTTCTTTGTAGACAG gtACAAGCACCTACTGCCCTTTGATAGTCCACAAGATCAGGACAAGATGCAGGAAGAGTTTACAGACTATCAGATGATGGATGATCATGAGGTGTCTTCCAGACAGTGGAAGGAGATCAAAGATGCAGAAG ATGCAGAAGGTGAATTTCTTCAAACTGACAAGCTGTGGGTCCACCTGTCTTCGCTGAAGAACGAGGTAACTGGACGGCCAAAGTTTTTGAGGCTCATTAAGGTGACTCAACTGGTGCTCTGTCTTCCCCACAGCAATGCTGATGCTGAGCGGGTTTTTTCTTCCATCGGTCTAAACAAGACAGACACCAGGAATTCCCTCCATGGAACGCTCAGCTCCATCATGACGATCAAGATGGCAGCATCGGAGCCCTGTTTCAAGTTTGAGCCACCAGCAGAGGTACTGATGGCGTCGCGGAGAGCAACCTCCAGTTACAACAAAGCCCATTAG
- the LOC121432136 gene encoding uncharacterized protein LOC121432136 gives MKECFPDSPTAAGYRSARTKTTCIVNGALAPYFHHQLVKQLREQPFSLSTDGSNDTGLEKMNPMTVKLFDINQGVVYRFLDMCTTSGSAAATAQTIFSKMDEVFSSEEIPWHNCIALSLDNASVNMGVRNSIKSSAAR, from the exons ATGAAAGAGTGTTTTCCAGACTCCCCCACGGCCGCAGGGTACCGGTCGGCACGGACTAAGACTACATGCATTGTTAACGGCGCACTTGCTCCATACTTCCATCATCAGCTGGTAAAGCAGCTACGAGAGCAGCCGTTCTCCCTGTCGACAGATGGTTCAAATGACACTG GCTTGGAAAAGATGAACCCTATGACTGTCAAACTTTTTGACATTAATCAAGGAGTAGTGTACCGATTTCTGGACATGTGCACAACAAGTGGCTCAGCTGCGGCGACAGCACAAACTATCTTCAGTAAGATGGACGAGGTGTTCTCATCGGAGGAGATTCCTTGGCATAATTGTATTGCCCTGTCTCTTGACAATGCGAGTGTCAACATGGGAGTAAGGAATTCCATTAAATCCAGTGCTGCACGTTAA
- the LOC121431894 gene encoding uncharacterized protein LOC121431894 — protein MALSQLGYSDHVPIVLYAGLGNDQALYLGYEHNRVHLNNRSMTYEEVLLFRRKLPGNPDERLSQSQRMKWRKTMAQILGIDVKQVRNKYRHHTWLASQPNNIWSLIKETMKAWEKNELKGQRPGPLKPFHLICLEKMQKNEIEHCLQRLLNKQVSLQKIK, from the exons ATGGCCTTGTCACAGCTGGGATATAGTGACCATGTCCCAATTGTACTGTATGCTGGGCTTGGTAATGATCAGGCATTGTACCTTGGCTACGAGCACAACAGAGTTCATTTGAATAACAGGAGCATGACATATGAAGAAGTTCTGCTCTTCAGGAGAAAACTGCCTGGAAACCCAGATGAAAGGCTAAGCCAATCGCAAAGAATGAAGTGGAGGAAGACGATGGCTCAGATTTTAGGGATTGAT GTGAAGCAAGTACGGAATAAGTACCGACACCACACTTGGTTGGCAAGCCAGCCTAATAACATATGGAGCCTCATCAAGGAGACTATGAAGGCATGGGAGAAAAATGAACTTAAAGGTCAACGACCTGGCCCTCTCAAGCCCTTCCATCTCATATGCCTggagaaaatgcaaaaaaatgagATAGAACATTGTCTTCAGAGACTACTGAACAAACAGGTGTCACTTCAAAAAATAAAGTGA